The DNA window TTGCAAAACTATTTTGGAAAAGAGGCGGCGTTCCTTCATGGTGGAGTTGTGAGGAAGAAAAGGGAGGAGATGGTCGAACGTTTTCATCTAGAGGAAGGCGGGCCTCCGTTTTTCGTTTTGTCCTTGAAGGCGGGCGGAACAGGTTTGAATTTAACAGGCGCAAATCATGTATTTCATTTCGACCGGTGGTGGAACCCAGCGGTCGAAGATCAGGCGACAGACCGCGCTTACAGGATCGGGCAAAAGAAAAATGTACAGGTCCACAAGTTTGTTTGCGTGGGAACCCTGGAAGAGCGGATCGATCAAATTCTAGAAACCAAGAAACAACTTGCAGATAACGTGATCGGAACGGGCGAGGCATGGTTAACAGAACTGTCCACATCTGAAATTAAGTCTCTAATTACATTGGGAAAAGATGCAGTTGCGGTTTAACAAAGTAGCGCGGACGGAACGTCCGCGTATTTAACTTATGAACAATTTTGACGACTACGATGATGATCCCTACTTCTGGCGGTTTCGCCGTACTACGCCGAAGAAAGTTAAAGGCGGCATCAGAGCTCAGACAAAAAAATTTGGCAATCAGTGGTGGGGAGTAAGGTGGCTTGAAGCAATTGAAAAATTTGGTCCCGCAAAACGAGTTGCTCGCGGACGATCGTACGCAAGAAAAGGGCAGGTGCTAGAACTCCAGTTTGCGCCGGGTTTGATTTCCGCGACAGTTCAGGGTTCCCGCGATACTCCGTATGAGGTGGAAATTATTTTGGAGCGACTTCCACCTGAGATTGAAGAGAACATACTTCACGATCTGCACACTCAGCCCATATATTCTGCCACGCTATTGACCGGCGAAGTGCATCCCGATGTGGAGAATCTCTTTCGCAAGTACGACTTTCCTTTGTTTCCAACCAAATTGGAAGGACGGGACGCATCCTGTAGTTGTC is part of the bacterium genome and encodes:
- a CDS encoding SWIM zinc finger family protein, with the translated sequence MNNFDDYDDDPYFWRFRRTTPKKVKGGIRAQTKKFGNQWWGVRWLEAIEKFGPAKRVARGRSYARKGQVLELQFAPGLISATVQGSRDTPYEVEIILERLPPEIEENILHDLHTQPIYSATLLTGEVHPDVENLFRKYDFPLFPTKLEGRDASCSCPDDGNPCKHIAAVYYLISEELERDPFLLLHLRGI